The window TCACCGTGACCGATGCCCACGTGCCCGTCGTCGCGCTCGACGGCGGGGTCGACGACGCGGTGCAGGCCGCCGCGTTCGCCACGGGCCAGATCCGCACAGGTAGGAGGGGCCCGAGCGAGCCGGCGCCGGCGATGGAGGCGGTGACGGTGCCGGCCGTCTGCCCGGTGTTCGTGATGACGAAGCTGCCCGTCGACTGGAGGCGGGTGAGCGTGTTGACGTAGGTGGTCGTGAGGGCGGGGAAGTCCGTCTGCGTGATCGCGACGGACGTCGTCGTGACGGCGCCGGTGCCGCGGGCCTGTGCCGTCCAGTAGGCGTGGGCGGCCGTCCCCGTCGTGAGGCTCACGAGGATGATGCCGATCGCGAAGGCCACGAGATGGCGGCGGCGGATGCGTTCGATGAGGTGCGTCATGTCAGCTCGCCCGCTGTGTCGAGGTGACGGTGAGCGTGAACGCCGCGGCCTGACCACTTCGCTCGACGGGGGTGTCGGCACGCAGACCTACCTCGAGGCACAGTGTCGCGCTCTGCCCGGCCGCGAGCGTGCCGAGTCCGGTGGCGGCGTAGCCGGGAAGGGGGCCGGACGTGCCCGCGAGGCCTGTGAGGCACGTGGCGGCGCCGGACAGGCGCGTGAGGCGTGCGGTCGTGTCAGCCGTGATGGCCGTCGACGAGGTCGTCGCGATGCTCGCGCCGAGGTCGACGGGCACGGTGCTGACGTTCGTCACCGTGAAGCTCCGGGCCTGTGGCGCGGCCGGCGTGACCTGCCAGGTGCCGAGGGTCGCGACGGCGGCGCCGTTGATGTTGAGGTCCATCGTGCCGGCCGTGATGGTGGCGCCCTCGAGCGGCGCTCGCGCGTTGAGCAGCGCGGTCGTGCCCGCGGCACCGGCGATGCCGAGTGCGGTCGCGAGCGCGACGCCGCCGGTCGCGAGCGCGAGGCGGCGGATGAGGCGGGCCGGGCGGCGTTCCGCGGCGCGACGAGCGCGGCGGCCGTCGGCCGAGGGGGTGGGGGTGATGGTCATGCTCCGTCGTTCACCGGTTCGATGAGCAGCCGCTCCGGGCAGCCGTCGTGGCCGCCCGGAGCGTCGTGCTCGCCTGGGTCGTCGGGCCGTCGATCAGGGGTTGGTGGTGCCGTCGAGCTGCGTGACGGTCACGGCGAAGTCGGACAGGTCGACCGAGCCGAGCTTCGCGGGGTTGTCGAGCGCGGGGCTCGACGCGTCGCCGAAGGGCCACTCGAGCGTCACGGCGATCGTGACGCCGTACGAGTTGGTGCCGGCATCGCGGTGCTGGATGATCGCGGTCGCGCCGGTGGTGCCGTTGATCGTGTACGTCGCGCTCTGCTGGAGCCGCGACGCGAGCGCCGTGTCCTCGGCGTCGCCGGCCGTGGCCGCGGTGATCGCGCCGGGCGTGACGGCGGCCTCGATGACGAGGTTGTCGCCCTGCGCCACCATCTGGTAAGTGCCCGTGTACGTGAGCTTGTCGCCGGGGACGAGACGGACGGCCGAGATGTCCGAGACCGGGACGGACGCGCCCGACGTGTGCGTGAGGGTTCAGGCGGCGCTCGACTGCGTGAGCTGCAGGTTGCCCGCCGTGATGTTCGCGCCGTCGAGGTCGGCGGTGTCGTTCCAGTAGGCGAGCGTGCCGCCGCCCGCGAGCAGGAGGACGAGGGCGGCGGAGGCCGCGATGGCGCCCTTGGTGAGTTTGTTCATGTGTGTTCTTTCGTGCGTGGGGGATCGCAGGAGTGCGGCGGCACCCGGGCACCACGGAACACGAACGAGGAACGGTTCAGAATCCGGGGGCGAATCTGTGAAGAGCGGGGGGATCGGCTCAACAAAGCATGGGTACCTCTGCACCTTGCAGGTTACACGAGGTCATGGAATCATGCGCGCCCCGTTGCTCGGCCCGACGCACGACGGGTGCGGTCCCGTCGGACCGCACCCGTCGTCGAGTGATCGGGGACTAGCCCCGCCCTCCCACGATCTCGCCGAAGCGCTCGGGGAGCGTCGCGCGCCGCGTCGTGCGGAGCTCGGCGACCGGCACCGTGAAGTGGTCCTGCACCTCGAGGGCGTCGCCGTCGCTCACGCCGATGCGGAGGACGGGGAAGCCGCGTGCCTCGCACATCTTCATGAAGCGCACGTCGTCGTCGTGCTGCACGGCCACGAGCATGCGGGCGGTCGACTCCGAGAAGAGCGCGGTCGTCACGTCGACGCCGTCGCGTGCGCAGAGTTCGGTGAGCCACACGCGCGCACCCACACCGAAGCGGGCCGCCGACTCGGCGAGCGCCGCGGCGAGGCCGCCCTCGGACAGGTCGTGCGCCGCCGTGAGCAGCCCCTGCTTCGACGCGCCGATGACGAGGTCGGCGAGTTCGCGCTCCGCGGCGAGGTCGACGGCGGGCGGAAGGCCACCGAGGTGGTCGTGCACGACGCCGGCCCACTGCGAGCCGGAGAGCTCCTCGCGGGTCGTGCCGAGCAGGTAGAGGTTGTCGCCCTCGTCCTGCCAGCCGCCTGGCACGCGGCGGTCGACCTGGTCGATGAGGCCGAGGACGCCCACGACGGGCGTCGGGTGGATGGGCACGTCGCCCGTCTGGTTGTAGAACGAGACGTTGCCGCCCGTCACGGGGATCTCGAGCTCGAGGCACGCGTCCGCGAGGCCCTCCACGGCCTGCGAGAACTGCCACATGACCTCGGGGTTCTCCGGCGAGCCGAAGTTGAGGCAGTCGCTCACGGCCGCGGGGCGCGCGCCCGTCGCCGCGACGTTCCGGTACGCCTCGGCGAGCGCGAGCTGCGCTCCGGCACGCGGGTCGAGATACGCGTAGCGGCCGTTCGCGTCGAGCGAGATCGCGAACCCGAGGCCCGTGCGCTCGTCGATGCGCACCATGCCCGCGTCCTCGGGGAACGAGAAGGCGGTGTTGCCGAGCACGTATCGGTCGTACTGGTTCGTGATCCACTCGGTGTCGGCGAGGTTCGGCGAGCCGAGCACGCGCAGGAACTGCTCGCGAAGCGCACCGTTCTCGCTCGTGCGCGGCAGCGCCTCGGCCCGGTCGGCCTGCACGACGTCGAGCCAGGCGGGGTACGCGACGGGGCGCTCGTAGACGGGGCCGTCGATCGCGACGGTGCGCGGGTCGACGTCGACGATGCGCTCGCCGTGCCAGTCGATGACGAGGCGGCCCGTGTCGGTCACCTCACCGAGCACGCTCGTCTCGACCTCCCACTTCGCCGTGATCGCGAGGAACTCGTCGAGCTTCTCGGGGCGCACGACGGCCATCATGCGCTCCTGGCTCTCCGACATGAGGATCTCCTCGGCCGTGAGCGTGGGGTCGCGCAGCAGCACGGAGTCGAGCTCGATGAACATGCCGCCGTCGCCGGCCGCCGCGAGCTCGCTCGTCGCGCACGAGATGCCGGCCGCACCCAGGTCCTGGATGCCCTCGACGACCCCGCCCCGGAACAGCTCAAGGCAGCACTCGATGAGCACCTTCTCGGCGAACGGGTCGCCGACCTGCACGGCCGGGCGCTTCGTCGGGCCCTGCGCGTCGAACGAGTCCGAGGCGAGGATCGACGCGCCGCCGATGCCGTCGCCGCCCGTGCGGGCGCCGAAGAGCACGACCTTGTTACCCGCGCCGCGCGCGTTCGCGAGGTGCAGTTCGTCGTGGCGGAGCACGCCCACGGCGAGCGCGTTGACGAGGGGGTTCGCCTGGTACACCGGGTCGAACCACGTCTCGCCGCCGATGTTCGGCAGGCCGAGGCAGTTGCCGTAGTGCGAGATGCCCGACACGACGCCGTGCACGACGCGAGCCGTGTCGGCCTCGTCGATGTCGCCGAAGCGGAGCGCGTCCATGACCGCGACGGGGCGCGCACCCATCGAGATGATGTCGCGGACGATGCCGCCGACGCCGGTCGCGGCGCCCTGGAACGGCTCGATGTACGAGGGGTGGTTGTGCGACTCGACCTTGAAGGTGACGGCCCAGCCGTCGCCCGCGTCGATGACGCCCGCGTTTTCGCCCATGCCGACGAGCAGGTCGCGCTTCATCGCGTCGTTGACCTTCTGCCCGAACTGACGCAGGTAGATCTTCGACGACTTGTACGAGCAGTGCTCCGACCACATGACGGAGTACATGGCGAGTTCGCCCGACGTGGGGCGACGGCCGAGAATCTCGCGGATGCGCGCGTACTCGTCGGACTTGAGGCCGAGGGCGGCATAGGGCTGCTCGCGCTCGGGCGTGGCTTCGGCGTTGGCGACGGTGTCGGGGACGTGCACGGGCGTGGTCACTTCGCGGGGGCTCCTCACAGACGCGTCGCCCGGCGACGGCCGGGCCGTTCACGATTCTACGGCCCGTCGGCGGGGCGGTGCGGCCCGCGCTCGCGTCGCGCCGCGGCAGCCGTGGCGTCGTGGGTCGCGGACGGCGACTCGATACGCTCGTACCGACCGCGAACGACCCCGGGAGGACCGCATGACCGACGAGAACGCCGACGCGATCGAGCTCGAACGGATCACCCGGGAGGAGCGCGAACTCGTGTTCACGCGCTTCACGCGCGACGACGCGTGGGCGCTCGGCGTGCGACTCCGGGAGGCAGCACTCGAACAGGAGCTGCCGATCACGATCGGCATCACCGTCGGGCAGCAGCGCGTGTTCCACACGGCGCTCGACGGTGCGTCGGCCGAGAACGACGACTGGCTCGCGCGCAAGACGCGTGCCGTGCTGTACTTCGGGCGTTCCTCGCTCGGCGTCGGGGCGCGGTTCCGCGGGGCGGGCCGCGATTACGCGACGGAGGCACGCGTCGATCCGAACGAGATCGCGGCCGACGGCGGCGTGTTCGCGATCACGGTCGCGGGCGTCGGGGTGATCGGCGCGGTGGGCGTCTCGGGGCTGCCGCAGTACGAGGACCACGCGTTCGTCGTCGAGCAGTTGCGCGCGTTCCTGGCGGACGCCGAACGCTAGCCGCCCCGGGCCGCGGGCTCACCGTGACGCGGCGGACGGAGGAGCGAACCGGTGGGGCGTCCCGCGCGTCGCGCGCGGACCACATCGGCGGCGAGGCCGATGGGGAGCACGAGGAGCGCCGTGGCGACCACGGCGGTCGTGGGGGCCGCGGTGCCGTCGAGCCCGAGCGCGGCGCACACGTACGGCGCCGCGAACGCGACGACGACGACGAGCGCACTCGTGAGGAAACGGAACATGAACCGAGCGTAGGAATCGGACCTCCGAACCCCACGAGAACCCCGCCCGCCTCCAAGCCCGCCCACGCCTGCACCCGTACCCGCGGGCGATCAGCCGCATTCAGCCGGGTTGTTGCTACCGGGCCCCAGGCCCGGTAGCAACAACCCGGCTGAATGCGTGCGGTGCGTGCGGATTGGGTG is drawn from Pseudoclavibacter chungangensis and contains these coding sequences:
- a CDS encoding alternate-type signal peptide domain-containing protein, giving the protein MNKLTKGAIAASAALVLLLAGGGTLAYWNDTADLDGANITAGNLQLTQSSAA
- the purL gene encoding phosphoribosylformylglycinamidine synthase subunit PurL produces the protein MTTPVHVPDTVANAEATPEREQPYAALGLKSDEYARIREILGRRPTSGELAMYSVMWSEHCSYKSSKIYLRQFGQKVNDAMKRDLLVGMGENAGVIDAGDGWAVTFKVESHNHPSYIEPFQGAATGVGGIVRDIISMGARPVAVMDALRFGDIDEADTARVVHGVVSGISHYGNCLGLPNIGGETWFDPVYQANPLVNALAVGVLRHDELHLANARGAGNKVVLFGARTGGDGIGGASILASDSFDAQGPTKRPAVQVGDPFAEKVLIECCLELFRGGVVEGIQDLGAAGISCATSELAAAGDGGMFIELDSVLLRDPTLTAEEILMSESQERMMAVVRPEKLDEFLAITAKWEVETSVLGEVTDTGRLVIDWHGERIVDVDPRTVAIDGPVYERPVAYPAWLDVVQADRAEALPRTSENGALREQFLRVLGSPNLADTEWITNQYDRYVLGNTAFSFPEDAGMVRIDERTGLGFAISLDANGRYAYLDPRAGAQLALAEAYRNVAATGARPAAVSDCLNFGSPENPEVMWQFSQAVEGLADACLELEIPVTGGNVSFYNQTGDVPIHPTPVVGVLGLIDQVDRRVPGGWQDEGDNLYLLGTTREELSGSQWAGVVHDHLGGLPPAVDLAAERELADLVIGASKQGLLTAAHDLSEGGLAAALAESAARFGVGARVWLTELCARDGVDVTTALFSESTARMLVAVQHDDDVRFMKMCEARGFPVLRIGVSDGDALEVQDHFTVPVAELRTTRRATLPERFGEIVGGRG
- a CDS encoding heme-degrading domain-containing protein yields the protein MTDENADAIELERITREERELVFTRFTRDDAWALGVRLREAALEQELPITIGITVGQQRVFHTALDGASAENDDWLARKTRAVLYFGRSSLGVGARFRGAGRDYATEARVDPNEIAADGGVFAITVAGVGVIGAVGVSGLPQYEDHAFVVEQLRAFLADAER